A genome region from Tolypothrix sp. PCC 7712 includes the following:
- a CDS encoding DUF4351 domain-containing protein, translated as MSYDNACKYLAEQYPADFVRWLLGVDAPQIEILKTELTLEPIRADSVTFLQAANQILHIEFQTLTISNPPLNFRMLDYSVRLKRQYRCPVTQVVIFLQETTSEVAFIEEYRDDTTIHQYQVVRLWEQDSTTFLDNPALLPLATLTRSDSPQGLLAQVAERIATIPNRDQRQNIAGCVEILAGLRFEKDLVQQFLREDIMKESVIYQDIVQKEALKLISRMLKRRFGDIDTSLFEQVRNLSAEQLEDLGEELLDFSVVNDLVAWLEQQN; from the coding sequence TTGAGTTACGATAACGCTTGTAAATATTTAGCTGAACAGTACCCAGCAGATTTTGTGCGCTGGCTGCTGGGAGTAGACGCGCCACAAATTGAAATATTAAAAACTGAACTGACACTTGAGCCAATTCGTGCAGATTCAGTGACATTTCTACAAGCTGCTAACCAAATTCTGCATATTGAATTTCAAACATTAACAATATCTAATCCGCCGCTTAATTTCCGAATGCTCGATTATTCGGTGAGGTTAAAGCGTCAATACCGATGTCCTGTAACGCAGGTGGTTATCTTTTTACAAGAAACTACCAGCGAAGTAGCTTTCATTGAAGAATATCGAGACGACACAACAATTCACCAATATCAGGTTGTTCGTCTCTGGGAACAAGATTCAACAACATTTTTGGACAATCCTGCACTGTTACCTTTAGCAACATTAACCAGATCTGACTCACCGCAAGGACTGCTTGCCCAAGTTGCTGAACGAATCGCTACAATTCCAAATAGGGATCAGCGACAAAATATAGCTGGTTGTGTAGAGATTTTGGCAGGGTTGCGATTTGAAAAGGATTTAGTTCAGCAATTTTTACGGGAGGATATTATGAAAGAATCTGTAATTTATCAAGATATCGTTCAAAAAGAAGCATTGAAATTGATTAGCCGTATGCTTAAACGGCGGTTTGGTGATATAGATACATCATTATTTGAGCAAGTTCGGAATTTATCTGCTGAACAGTTAGAAGATTTGGGAGAAGAATTGCTCGATTTTTCTGTAGTTAATGATTTGGTAGCTTGGTTAGAACAGCAAAATTAG